In Ornithodoros turicata isolate Travis chromosome 1, ASM3712646v1, whole genome shotgun sequence, the DNA window GCTAATCTTTTGTGCAATGTAGCACTTCCTGTAAAACCCTTTTTTTCCGCGCGCCATTAATTTTTGCTAATTTCGCAAATTGAAGAACTTCGCGAAAATTTTAATGTACACAGGATACACAGTGAAAAATACGAAATTCGCGAAATTCAGCGGTCGTGAAACTACCCCAATGGCCCATTCGCGAAAAATAAGGAGCGCGAAAtttaagggttttacagtacgACACGTTACAAACATCAACAATGCCTTTGATAGCTGCTATTACTGCCCTGTACCCAGCAGGGTACACTGGCTAGACAAGAAACTGTACCGACATACACACCTTGCTTAGTACCTTGCATATCTGAAGCCTGTCCTTGACTCTGATGGAAAGGCTTCGCGAATGGTGTTCACAGCACAAGCTGGAATCACCATGcgcttgttttttccaagcttgtgccacaCCCACCTCGCGAACTGGCGGTATGCTGTGTATCGGTATCTCCTGCAATAATACACAGAATGAAAAAAGAAATGTAATGCCACTTTGGTATTGGACACATCATAACCAGAAACAAACGTAGTCGTAAAGTTGGAATCAtgcttacttgtgaatatgtgCGCTCATCGGTTCCCGCTGGCCCCGAAGTTCAAAGTACGCCACCTTAAGGACGGTTTGGTTGAGGCATAACAATTTCAAATCTTCGTGCTCCGTGATACGCGAGAAGCTCAGTGGTTCAGCGGTGCCCTGGAGCTCCTTACAGCAGAGGCACTCTTCTTCAGTGGGCATG includes these proteins:
- the LOC135393415 gene encoding uncharacterized protein LOC135393415, whose product is MAAEGSDLLDNLSSKERQILLRAAEFGSLAFETSPAPRAQRDEHVDAAACGSSSRLNSTDWCRCGSCVAMPTEEECLCCKELQGTAEPLSFSRITEHEDLKLLCLNQTVLKVAYFELRGQREPMSAHIHKRYRYTAYRQFARWVWHKLGKNKRMVIPACAVNTIREAFPSESRTGFRYARY